A genomic segment from Drosophila willistoni isolate 14030-0811.24 chromosome 2L unlocalized genomic scaffold, UCI_dwil_1.1 Seg168, whole genome shotgun sequence encodes:
- the LOC26529220 gene encoding FAD-dependent oxidoreductase domain-containing protein 1 codes for MLSLGRVVRTATRQCWRTLCSSPPATAFTDSDPLPEHCDVLIIGGGGMGASSAYWLRLKAKMQQKKLNVLVVERDAGYTSASTVLSVGGLRQQFSLAENIRMSLYGYEFIKNAKTHLGDVDLSFQPNGYLILASSKGADMLERNSKFQNELGAHNELMAPSGLAQRFPWLCTENIALGCYGVNKEGWFDPWALLMGFKQQARAYGAQFVNGEVTGFEWNTQGGLSGALISSCDPQQPLRKVTFDKCVLAAGAHSGKVASLAGIGDPSATIEVLRTPLPVEPRKRYVYVFSTQGRNCPGLATPLTIDPDGTYFRRDGLTGNFLCGRSPCDADEPECHTLDVDHDYFDTQIWPTLATRVPAFESIKVQSSWAGYYDYNCFDANGVIGQHPFYTNLYIAAGFSGHGIQQTPAVGRAISELVLEGQYKTIDLSRMNFERLVHKEPLLEDNIV; via the exons ATGCTGAGCCTTGGACGAGTTGTGCGAACGGCTACAAGGCAGTGCTGGCGAACCCTTTGCAGTAGTCCTCCAGCGACTGCCTTCACGGATTCGGATCCGTTGCCCGAGCATTGCGATGTCTTGATCATTGGCGGTGGAGGCATGGGTGCCTCTTCAGCTTATTGGCTTCGCCTTAAGGCCAAAATGCAGCAAAAGAAGCTCAATGTGCTCGTGGTGGAACGGGATGCAGGG TACACATCTGCGTCCACTGTGCTCTCAGTGGGTGGATTGCGACAACAGTTCTCACTGGCGGAGAATATTCGCATGTCGCTCTATGGCTACGAGTTCATCAAGAATGCCAAAACCCATTTGGGAGATGTAGACTTGAGTTTTCAGCCGAATGGCTATCTCATCTTGGCCTCTTCAAAGGGAGCCGACATGCTGGAGAGGAACTCCAAGTTTCAAAATGAACTGGGTGCCCATAATGAGCTGATGGCTCCAAGTggtttggcccaacgtttccCATGGCTCTGTACCGAAAATATTGCTCTAGGCTGCTATGGCGTGAACAAGGAGGGTTGGTTCGATCCGTGGGCCCTGTTGATGGGTTTTAAGCAGCAGGCTCGTGCCTATGGCGCCCAGTTTGTTAATGGAGAAGTGACGGGATTCGAATGGAACACCCAAGGAGGTCTATCCGGAGCCTTGATCTCTTCGTGCGACCCACAGCAGCCGTTACGGAAAGTGACTTTTGATAAGTGTGTACTTGCTGCTGGAGCACATTCGGGAAAGGTGGCGAGTCTGGCAGGGATAGGCGATCCAAGTGCCACCATCGAGGTCCTTCGCACTCCCCTTCCAGTGGAGCCTAGGAAGCGTTACGTCTACGTGTTCAGCACTCAAGGACGGAATTGTCCCGGCCTGGCTACGCCTCTCACCATTGATCCCGATGGAACATACTTCCGTCGCGATGGTCTTACCGGCAACTTCCTATGCGGGCGCAGTCCCTGCGACGCAGACGAACCGGAATGCCATACACTGGACGTGGATCATGACTACTTCGACACACAAATATGGCCAACCTTGGCCACTCGAGTGCCAGCCTTCGAGTCGATAAAGGTGCAGAGTAGTTGGGCGGGCTACTACGACTACAACTGCTTCGATGCCAACGGAGTGATCGGTCAACATCCATTCTACACGAATCTCTACATAGCAGCTGGGTTTAGTGGTCACGGCATACAACAGACCCCGGCAGTGGGTAGAGCGATCTCCGAGCTGGTACTAGAAGGACAATACAAGACCATCGATCTGTCTCGTATGAATTTCGAGAGGTTAGTCCATAAGGAACCTCTGCTGGAGGATAATATTGTGTAA
- the LOC111519594 gene encoding uncharacterized protein LOC111519594 has product MDQAILNLMLSNVDGSTEDSSSETNSIIDEFELLNTQCEGNCYQKLKSILQQAGKLIKLKDQQIDNHVKTISTLSMKCLEINKHYMENQMAEKNKEVSQLVKESMAPSNETNETLKEQLRNQLVDQTKAREDQLNALLEESNKKVENLIAQLSEAESKLKEANTFLQECNEKVKMLEIEKQQMENKLTSKINEYEILIKSTETKIMNSEYKSIVYVTGRGDQMVTINNDITGPGWIVIKRSERQGGSLKKIIDVESSWVYSFIKDQPHELYIHLVYKDGTTSFAHYDDFALHVLNGSSVYKIKSMGALRTSLTIGGDFCGRSLESISDTFTFVTSYTLMIRSKLKYQLLTPYTAEKK; this is encoded by the exons ATGGATCAAGCCATACTCAATTTGATGCTGTCGAATGTGGATGGTTCTACAGAAGATTCTTCATCGGAGACCAATTCC ATTATCGATGAATTTGAATTACTGAACACTCAGTGTGAGGGAAACtgctaccaaaaactaaaatccATATTGCAGCAAGCCGGGAAGTTGATTAAACTAAAAGATCAGCAAATTGATAATCATGTAAAGACAATATCAACGCTGTCAATGAAATGTCTGGAAATAAATAAGCATTATATGGAGAATCAAATGGCCGAAAAGAACAAGGAAGTATCGCAGCTTGTAAAGGAATCGATGGCTCCCTCAAACGAGACCAACGAAACACTAAAAGAACAACTCAGGAATCAATTGGTGGATCAAACTAAAGCTAGAGAAGATCAACTCAATGCTCTTTTAGAGGAGTCGAATAAAAAAGTAGAGAATCTAATCGCGCAGCTATCAGAGGCCGAAAGTAAACTTAAAGAGGCGAATACATTTTTACAGGAGTGCAACGAGAAAGTAAAGATGCTCGAAATTGAAAAACAGCAAATGGAGAATAAGCTGACATCAAAAATTAACGAGTATGAAATTCTGATAAAAAGTACcgaaacaaaaattatgaattcAGAATACAAATCGATAGTTTACGTGACAGGAAGGGGAGACCAGATGGTGACCATTAACAATGATATCACTGGTCCTGGTTGGATAGTCATAAAACGTTCTGAACGTCAAGGCGGATCACTCAAGAAAATTATTGACGTTGAATCGAGTTGGGTGTACTCTTTCATTAAAGATCAGCCCCACGAATTATACATTCACTTAGTATATAAGGATGGAACCACTTCATTTGCCCACTATGATGACTTTGCACTTCATGTTTTGAACGGCAGTagtgtatataaaataaaatcgatGGGTGCTCTAAGAACCTCACTAACGATTGGAGGTGATTTTTGCGGACGTTCTTTAGAATCTATTTCGGACACTTTTACCTTCGTTACTTCCTACACTTTAATGATAAGatctaaattaaaatatcaacTACTAACCCCTTACACAGCTGAAAAAAAGTAA